One window of the Microvirga mediterraneensis genome contains the following:
- the speB gene encoding agmatinase codes for MAQNLKKMSEPTTREQRLETYQPLSGMVVPRFAGISTFMRLPYLAPIQAPGEIDIAILGIPFDGATTNRPGTRLGPRQVREASSLMRLVNYGTLVAPYDLCACADVGDVPVNPIDVQDTLRRIEAEISYLHQGGVTPLSIGGDHIISYPILRALAAKSGPVGMIHVDAHSDTGDTYFGGQKLTHGTPFRRAIEDGVLDPRRMVQIGIRGHMYAADEREWALDQGIRIIDMEEVAEKGIPYAIAEARRIVGGDPTYFTFDIDSIDPAFAPGTGTPEIGGFTSREALQLVRGFRHLNLIGADMVEVSPPLDQSGGTALVGASIAFELLCLLAEARAERASKETRLNVV; via the coding sequence ATGGCACAGAATCTTAAGAAGATGAGCGAGCCCACCACCCGCGAGCAGCGGCTGGAGACCTACCAGCCGTTGTCCGGCATGGTGGTTCCCCGGTTTGCCGGCATTTCGACTTTCATGCGGCTGCCTTATCTTGCCCCGATCCAGGCCCCAGGCGAGATCGACATTGCGATCCTCGGCATTCCATTCGACGGCGCCACCACGAACCGTCCCGGAACCCGCCTCGGGCCGCGCCAGGTGCGCGAGGCGTCATCGCTCATGCGCCTTGTCAATTATGGAACCCTGGTAGCGCCTTACGATCTCTGTGCCTGCGCGGATGTGGGCGACGTTCCGGTCAATCCCATCGACGTACAGGATACGCTTCGCCGTATCGAGGCGGAGATCTCCTATCTCCACCAAGGCGGTGTGACGCCTCTTTCCATCGGCGGCGATCACATCATCTCGTATCCGATCCTTCGCGCGCTCGCCGCGAAGAGCGGTCCGGTGGGCATGATCCATGTGGATGCGCACAGCGATACGGGTGATACGTATTTCGGTGGCCAGAAGCTCACCCACGGGACGCCGTTCCGCCGGGCCATCGAAGACGGCGTGCTCGATCCCAGGCGCATGGTGCAGATCGGGATACGGGGGCACATGTATGCTGCCGACGAGCGCGAATGGGCTCTCGACCAGGGGATCCGCATCATCGACATGGAAGAGGTGGCGGAGAAGGGCATCCCCTATGCCATCGCCGAGGCGCGCCGGATCGTCGGGGGGGACCCGACCTATTTCACCTTCGACATCGATTCCATCGATCCGGCCTTCGCCCCGGGCACCGGCACGCCGGAGATCGGCGGCTTCACGAGCCGCGAGGCGCTGCAACTCGTCCGCGGCTTCCGTCACCTGAACCTCATCGGCGCCGACATGGTCGAAGTCTCTCCGCCGCTCGACCAGTCGGGCGGCACGGCGCTGGTCGGAGCTTCTATCGCGTTCGAACTCCTTTGCCTTTTGGCGGAGGCGAGGGCGGAGCGCGCCTCGAAGGAGACGCGGTTGAACGTGGTTTAG
- a CDS encoding DUF1624 domain-containing protein, with protein sequence MGQTDVTATSPEARKTASQRWDAIDVARGLAIGAMIVYHFSWDLSFLQLIGTNILQVPAWRWFARGIAGSFLMLAGFGLALAHVQGFRRIPFLRRLLKVGGAALAVTLATYFAFPESYIFFGILHCIAVSSVLALPFLRLHPALTLGAAAFFLIGPRLFTSPVLDAPWLDWLGLGAADPVTNDYVPIFPWFGLVLIGVAGGQWLLARREALGLARWRAASPISKLMIWAGRKSLPIYLTHQIVLLGILYGVAQIVGPSPSAACRQICLMQNGDPALCPSVCSCILQQVPERGLWQRLLANKAAEEDNMRVSRAAQQCMRQRPPS encoded by the coding sequence ATGGGACAGACAGACGTGACCGCCACCTCCCCCGAAGCCCGCAAGACCGCGTCTCAGCGCTGGGATGCCATCGACGTGGCCCGCGGCCTCGCGATCGGCGCGATGATCGTCTATCATTTCAGCTGGGACTTGAGCTTCCTGCAGCTGATCGGGACGAACATCCTCCAGGTCCCGGCGTGGCGCTGGTTCGCACGTGGGATCGCCGGGTCGTTTCTGATGCTGGCGGGATTCGGCCTGGCCCTCGCCCATGTCCAGGGCTTTCGGCGAATCCCTTTCCTGAGGCGCCTCCTGAAGGTCGGCGGGGCAGCTCTGGCCGTAACCTTGGCGACCTATTTCGCCTTTCCCGAAAGCTATATCTTCTTCGGCATTCTTCACTGCATCGCCGTCTCTAGCGTGCTGGCCCTGCCCTTCCTGCGTTTGCATCCCGCCCTGACCCTAGGCGCCGCCGCGTTCTTCCTGATCGGCCCCCGTCTCTTCACGAGCCCTGTCCTCGACGCACCCTGGCTCGACTGGCTCGGCCTCGGCGCGGCCGACCCCGTGACGAACGATTACGTGCCGATCTTTCCCTGGTTCGGTCTCGTGCTGATCGGGGTCGCGGGCGGACAATGGCTGCTGGCTCGGCGGGAGGCGCTCGGCCTAGCGCGCTGGCGCGCCGCCAGTCCGATTTCCAAGCTTATGATCTGGGCCGGGCGCAAGAGCCTGCCGATCTACCTGACGCACCAGATCGTCCTGCTCGGGATCCTTTACGGCGTCGCGCAGATCGTAGGGCCGTCTCCATCGGCGGCCTGCCGGCAGATCTGCCTGATGCAGAACGGAGACCCGGCCCTATGCCCGTCGGTCTGCTCCTGCATCCTGCAGCAGGTCCCCGAGCGCGGTCTCTGGCAAAGGCTCCTCGCCAACAAGGCTGCCGAAGAGGACAACATGCGCGTCTCGCGGGCGGCGCAGCAATGCATGCGCCAGAGGCCACCCTCGTAG
- a CDS encoding SIR2 family NAD-dependent protein deacylase — MIQDAQVIAGFTGAGISTESGIPDFRSPGSPWMRHKPISFELFMRSAEARREAWRRKFAMDDLYRGAGPSLGHLGFASLVATGRMPAVITQNIDGLHQASGLGEDQVIELHGNGTYARCLSCGCRHELDWVRQCLDADGEPPNCRICGGILKSATISFGQTMPEGPMRQAQRLTASCDLFLVAGSSLVVYPAAAFPAFAKESGARLVIVNREPTPLDEAADLVIHAEIGSVFSEFVS; from the coding sequence ATGATTCAAGACGCTCAGGTGATCGCCGGCTTCACGGGGGCGGGAATCTCGACCGAGAGCGGCATCCCCGATTTCCGGTCCCCGGGCAGCCCCTGGATGCGGCACAAGCCGATTTCCTTCGAACTTTTCATGCGGAGCGCGGAAGCGCGCCGGGAGGCTTGGCGGCGGAAATTCGCCATGGACGATCTCTATCGGGGCGCAGGTCCGAGCCTGGGGCATCTCGGCTTCGCATCCCTCGTCGCGACCGGCCGCATGCCCGCCGTCATCACCCAGAACATCGACGGTCTCCACCAGGCATCGGGCCTCGGCGAGGATCAGGTCATCGAACTGCACGGCAACGGCACCTATGCCAGGTGCCTGTCCTGCGGCTGTCGCCATGAGCTCGACTGGGTGCGGCAGTGCTTAGACGCGGATGGCGAGCCGCCCAACTGCCGGATCTGCGGGGGTATCCTCAAATCGGCTACCATCTCCTTCGGGCAGACCATGCCGGAGGGGCCCATGCGTCAGGCACAGCGGCTGACGGCCTCGTGCGACCTCTTCCTGGTCGCGGGATCCTCGCTCGTGGTCTACCCGGCGGCGGCTTTTCCGGCCTTTGCCAAGGAGAGCGGAGCCCGGCTGGTGATCGTCAATCGGGAGCCGACCCCCCTCGACGAGGCCGCCGATCTGGTGATTCATGCGGAAATCGGCTCCGTCTTTTCAGAGTTTGTATCGTAA
- a CDS encoding cold-shock protein: protein MTGDYGSNSFSLREENSPLDQGHREVAQPASEEGALELVQVSGRIKWFDVAKGFGFIVPDNGMPDVLLHVTCLRRDGYQAANEGARIVVEAVQRPRGLQAFRILSLDESTALHPSELPLPRTHVQVVPTSGLEPAVVKWFNRLRGFGFLTQGEGKPDIFVHMETLRRYGIAELKPGERVFVRFGDGSKGLMAAEVRLADMALPHSH from the coding sequence ATGACTGGCGATTACGGCTCCAATTCTTTCAGTCTCCGCGAGGAGAATTCCCCTTTAGATCAGGGCCACCGCGAGGTCGCTCAGCCCGCCTCGGAAGAGGGCGCTCTTGAGCTCGTCCAGGTCAGCGGCCGTATCAAGTGGTTCGATGTGGCCAAAGGCTTCGGCTTCATCGTTCCCGACAACGGCATGCCCGATGTTCTGCTTCATGTGACCTGCCTGCGCCGGGACGGCTACCAGGCGGCCAATGAAGGGGCTCGGATCGTCGTCGAGGCGGTTCAGCGCCCTCGCGGCCTCCAGGCCTTCCGCATTCTCTCGCTGGACGAATCCACCGCCCTGCATCCCTCCGAGCTGCCGCTGCCGCGGACCCATGTCCAGGTGGTGCCCACCAGCGGGCTGGAGCCTGCGGTCGTGAAGTGGTTCAACCGGCTGCGCGGTTTCGGCTTTCTGACCCAAGGGGAAGGCAAGCCGGACATCTTCGTCCACATGGAAACCCTGCGCCGCTACGGCATCGCCGAGCTGAAGCCGGGTGAGCGCGTCTTCGTCCGGTTCGGAGACGGCTCCAAGGGCCTCATGGCCGCCGAGGTCCGTCTGGCCGATATGGCCCTGCCGCACTCCCATTGA
- a CDS encoding DUF192 domain-containing protein, which yields MSLPVLSRLRPALSAFGLFVLVAGAAYAQAFESLSIATQGGQRQAFKVEVARNDADRAQGLMFRRSMPADQGMLFDFGRVEPVSMWMQNTYLPLDMLFIRADGTIARIAANTEPLSTRTISSGEPVLSVLELNAGTAAKLGIKPGDRVEHPLFKR from the coding sequence ATGAGCTTGCCCGTGCTGTCGCGTCTCCGGCCTGCGTTGTCGGCCTTTGGTCTTTTCGTCCTGGTCGCCGGGGCTGCCTATGCGCAGGCGTTCGAGAGCCTCTCGATCGCTACTCAGGGCGGGCAGCGGCAGGCCTTCAAGGTCGAGGTCGCCCGCAACGATGCGGATCGGGCCCAGGGGCTGATGTTCCGGCGGTCCATGCCGGCCGATCAGGGCATGCTGTTCGATTTCGGCCGTGTCGAGCCTGTCTCCATGTGGATGCAGAACACCTATCTGCCGCTCGATATGCTGTTCATCCGCGCCGATGGGACGATTGCGCGAATCGCCGCCAACACCGAGCCGCTCTCGACCCGGACCATTTCTTCCGGTGAACCCGTGCTGTCCGTGCTGGAGCTGAATGCCGGCACGGCGGCCAAGCTCGGGATCAAGCCGGGCGACCGGGTGGAGCACCCGCTGTTCAAGCGATAA
- a CDS encoding PilZ domain-containing protein, with protein MSHRIPERRASQRYRAFMEGWIASETTAEPIECMVWDLSEAGVRLVVPPPADVPVEFELRIPSEDAKAKVRLIWTTGIHYGAKFTD; from the coding sequence ATGAGCCATCGGATACCGGAGCGTCGGGCAAGTCAGCGCTACCGCGCCTTCATGGAAGGCTGGATCGCCAGCGAGACGACGGCCGAGCCGATCGAATGCATGGTCTGGGACCTGTCGGAGGCCGGAGTGCGGCTCGTAGTGCCCCCGCCGGCGGACGTTCCCGTGGAGTTCGAACTCCGGATTCCCTCGGAGGACGCGAAGGCGAAGGTCCGGCTGATCTGGACGACCGGCATCCACTACGGGGCGAAGTTCACGGATTGA
- a CDS encoding tyrosine-type recombinase/integrase, whose translation MSVYRPKDKDGNTSPFYVYDFQYKRRRFHGNTECRTKSEARKVEERERERAKELLRNEAVLAEAPMTLDIACGKFWIDIGQYYNGNARKTFKSSLAWLVKHAGADLLLSEVTNRLVSDLVATRRGEGVKNATVNRTVTEPLRRVLRKAADAWDQKVGKINWDSHLLEEPDERVRELTKDEEARIVAALTEDYQAVFRFALLSGFRLSECVNLKWSDIDWHGRTVSVLGKGNKRAKIPLTKDLRELLFPLQGRHPEAVFAYKVRRPRKGHRAKGEYCPMTYEGTKTAWRRALAKEETGVTDFRFHDNRHTAATRLLRSSGNLKLVQKLLRHEDIATTTKYAHVTDEDLRLAMETAAESQGKSQDRKSKTA comes from the coding sequence ATGTCAGTCTACAGGCCCAAGGACAAGGACGGGAACACGTCGCCGTTCTACGTCTACGACTTCCAGTACAAACGTCGTCGGTTTCACGGCAATACTGAATGCCGAACGAAATCAGAAGCCCGCAAGGTAGAGGAACGCGAGCGGGAAAGGGCAAAAGAACTTCTGCGAAACGAAGCTGTTCTTGCAGAAGCCCCGATGACATTGGACATCGCCTGTGGTAAATTCTGGATCGATATTGGTCAATACTACAACGGCAACGCCAGAAAAACGTTTAAGTCCTCTCTGGCGTGGCTCGTTAAACATGCAGGTGCCGACCTTTTGCTCTCCGAAGTCACCAACCGCCTTGTTTCGGATCTGGTCGCCACGCGGCGCGGCGAGGGCGTGAAGAACGCCACTGTCAACCGCACCGTGACCGAACCCCTGCGGCGGGTACTGCGCAAGGCGGCCGATGCCTGGGATCAGAAGGTTGGCAAGATCAATTGGGACAGCCACCTGCTGGAAGAGCCCGATGAGCGGGTGCGGGAGCTGACCAAGGACGAGGAAGCGCGGATCGTCGCCGCCCTGACCGAGGACTATCAGGCGGTCTTCCGCTTCGCCCTGCTCTCAGGCTTCCGGCTATCCGAATGCGTGAACCTGAAATGGTCTGACATCGATTGGCATGGCCGCACGGTCTCTGTGCTCGGCAAGGGCAACAAGCGGGCCAAGATCCCGCTCACGAAGGATCTGCGTGAGCTGCTCTTCCCGCTCCAGGGGCGCCACCCGGAAGCCGTGTTCGCCTACAAGGTGCGCCGGCCTCGGAAGGGGCACCGGGCCAAGGGTGAGTATTGCCCGATGACCTATGAGGGCACCAAGACAGCCTGGCGCCGGGCACTGGCGAAGGAAGAGACGGGCGTGACTGATTTCCGCTTCCACGACAATCGGCACACGGCCGCGACCCGCCTGCTGCGCTCAAGTGGTAACCTGAAGCTCGTTCAGAAGCTCCTCAGGCACGAGGACATCGCCACGACGACCAAGTATGCGCACGTCACGGACGAGGATTTGAGGCTTGCGATGGAAACTGCGGCAGAGTCCCAGGGAAAGTCCCAAGATCGAAAAAGCAAAACCGCGTAA
- a CDS encoding DUF551 domain-containing protein: MAGKMTDWIDVNDRLPGEQGQDSEDVLCFLNGHCGILDTEARMGGGWGIRLGFYDAGKRMFRCSGQPTWEVTHWMPLPEPPSLTRPTIKNETRHD; this comes from the coding sequence ATGGCCGGTAAGATGACAGATTGGATCGACGTGAATGATCGCCTCCCCGGCGAGCAGGGCCAGGACAGCGAGGATGTGCTGTGCTTCCTCAACGGCCATTGCGGCATTCTCGATACCGAGGCTCGTATGGGCGGCGGATGGGGCATTCGGCTGGGGTTCTATGACGCCGGTAAGCGCATGTTCCGCTGCTCTGGCCAGCCCACATGGGAGGTGACCCATTGGATGCCTCTCCCCGAGCCTCCCTCCCTCACCCGCCCCACCATCAAGAATGAGACACGCCATGACTGA
- a CDS encoding HNH endonuclease, with the protein MTDPRPSLSDKKRRELFLMHGGVCHLCGMKIDGTRQRWEVEHVIPRSMLGKLADTDDNMKPAHVDCHKVKTAEDKGNLARAVRRQDRHTGVHRSKTPMPFGRNSPFKKRMDGSVVRRSK; encoded by the coding sequence ATGACCGATCCCCGCCCCTCCCTCTCTGACAAGAAGCGCCGGGAGCTCTTCCTCATGCACGGCGGCGTCTGCCACCTGTGTGGGATGAAGATCGACGGCACCCGCCAGCGCTGGGAAGTCGAGCATGTCATCCCCCGCTCCATGCTTGGGAAGCTTGCCGACACCGACGACAACATGAAGCCTGCGCATGTCGACTGCCACAAGGTCAAGACGGCCGAGGATAAGGGGAACCTGGCTCGAGCCGTTCGCCGGCAGGATCGCCATACAGGCGTTCACCGATCAAAGACGCCCATGCCGTTCGGACGCAATTCGCCATTTAAGAAGCGGATGGATGGGTCTGTCGTTCGGAGGTCGAAATGA
- a CDS encoding trna delta -isopentenylpyrophosphate transferase, whose protein sequence is MNHKDKKIAETLAKFGEPMGDNIWRVQGTAVIYHKTLERIAAQAKIQFDVPTVLRAEKEEAVLMVVGRMGDRLEWSIGEATIGMNYRVSGKQAAYPYAMAEKRAKDRVILKLIELSGDVYSEEEADEFKESRPDRGQSQQRQEQRQSTKVSEADIIAEFRKAGSVESLKGVYATAKQYIDLMNEKAVDEVRTAYTERLHELREAA, encoded by the coding sequence ATGAACCACAAGGACAAGAAGATTGCCGAGACCCTCGCCAAGTTTGGCGAGCCTATGGGCGACAACATCTGGCGCGTCCAAGGGACAGCAGTCATCTACCACAAGACGCTTGAGCGGATCGCAGCGCAGGCAAAGATCCAGTTCGACGTTCCGACCGTCCTTCGTGCCGAGAAGGAGGAAGCTGTCCTGATGGTCGTGGGCCGGATGGGCGACCGCCTGGAATGGTCCATTGGTGAAGCCACCATCGGCATGAACTACCGGGTTTCCGGCAAGCAAGCAGCCTACCCCTATGCCATGGCCGAGAAGCGCGCGAAGGATCGCGTCATCCTGAAACTGATCGAACTCTCTGGCGACGTGTATTCGGAAGAGGAAGCCGACGAGTTCAAGGAGAGCCGACCGGATCGCGGCCAGTCTCAGCAACGACAGGAGCAGCGCCAGAGCACGAAGGTGAGCGAGGCCGACATCATTGCCGAGTTCCGGAAGGCCGGCAGCGTGGAAAGCCTGAAGGGAGTCTATGCGACGGCCAAGCAGTACATCGATCTGATGAACGAGAAGGCTGTCGATGAGGTGCGCACAGCCTACACCGAACGGCTCCATGAGCTCCGGGAGGCGGCATGA
- a CDS encoding siphovirus Gp157 family protein produces the protein MNPIQISALERQIEDLIASYPELAEDETLRADMVQGSTDAEEILSKVVDRMMEAESMASAIGKRVDDLKSRQAAYDRRSDAMRKLAFRIMSAAQVRKMPLPEATLSIRAVPQSVVVTDMTKLPREYVKTKTEESADRQKLKEALQEGKEIPGAMLSNGGETLAVKVK, from the coding sequence ATGAACCCCATTCAAATCTCTGCCCTTGAGCGGCAGATCGAAGACCTGATCGCCTCCTATCCGGAGCTTGCCGAAGACGAGACGCTGCGGGCGGATATGGTCCAAGGCTCCACCGATGCCGAGGAGATCCTCTCCAAGGTGGTTGATCGGATGATGGAAGCCGAGAGCATGGCTTCCGCAATCGGCAAGCGGGTAGACGATCTGAAGTCGCGTCAGGCTGCCTACGACCGCCGCAGCGATGCAATGCGCAAGCTGGCGTTCCGCATCATGAGTGCGGCCCAGGTGCGCAAGATGCCCCTACCCGAGGCGACCCTCTCAATCCGGGCCGTTCCTCAGTCAGTCGTTGTGACGGACATGACCAAGCTCCCGCGTGAATACGTGAAGACCAAGACCGAGGAGAGCGCCGATCGACAGAAGCTCAAAGAGGCTCTGCAGGAAGGCAAGGAGATCCCCGGCGCCATGCTGTCGAACGGTGGCGAGACGCTCGCGGTAAAGGTGAAGTGA